The genomic region CTAATTCATTGAAAAGGCCGGAAATTTATTTCCGGCCTTTTGCATTCCTTGAGAAAGCCCCATAAGTTCGCATTATTAAAATTTATTACATTTCAAGGAATATTGATTTATGAAACTCGTCATGCTCACAGTCTTTACCTGCATGTTATTTTCTTGTGCAAATTCTACACAGCCCAAACTCAAAAGTAGTACTTCCAGCGTGGAGACTGAGCCTGAAAAAATTAATACTGAAGATGAAAAGCCAAAAGCAGTATCCAGCAATGGCGGATTGGACCTTTAATATCATGTCTAAATTCATTTATTCTAGACAGTCCTAGGGGGGATTAAAATGGAACATTCATCGAGTGGGCGACTTAAAAAAATGGGATTCAATCCAGATGCCCCAAAAGCACCTGAATCCAAGACAGAAGAAGAGAGTAGCAATGGAGCTGAAGAAGCCCATGAAGATATTTCTGAAACAAATAAACTGCGTCTTGCACGTAAACCCACTCAAGTTGATATAGATCTCGAAAACACCGATGCGCTCGAATGCCCTAGCTGTGGAAAAACCATGGAACTGGGCATCATCATTTGCCTCGAATGCGAAATGAATATTAAAACTGGTAAAAAACTAAAAACTAAAATAAAAACGAGTCGCAAAGGGCGCAATGCCTATGCCGCACCAGATTCGACTAATGACCTAGCAAACGTAGAGGATTTTGGTGGTTTCGGCAGAGGCAAGTACTGGTTACTCGCCTTTATTACTGGCCTCATTGGCCAAGGCATTACTCTTGCGATAACTGGATTCGATGCGATCGGGAAGGCTAATGCCTATGAAGGACTCTCGACCCCTAAAACAATAGGGCTTGTACTAATCACTCTCATTTCATTTATCATCGCTGCAATTTTACAAGTTGGCCGCCTCAGAAATCTCAATATGTCAGGCTGGCGCTACCTTCACCAATTCCTTATTTTCTTCGGCCTTTTAGGCTACCTGGCTCACTGGAGTATCGGAACACTTATTACTCTGGCGGCACTGTTTTATTTCATTCGTTATTATTATTGGATCCTTATCTGCCCAAGTGGTTATGAAGGACACCGTAAGCTCGACAAAAGTGGTAAGGTCTTACTCTCAGGACTCATTGTAATACTTTTATTGACCATTGCCGCTAGTGCTTTTGCGGTTTTCGCAATCATCAACGAGACTACATCCTCGGGCTCAATGTAGTTCATAATTCATTTAGCTTTCATTGACTGCTTTACTTGGATTCGCTCAACACATATCTAAGGATAAATTCTTTTAGCAATCATCGCTTTTTAGACTTTACATAGAGGTTGAACTTTATTTGAAAAAGTGTCCTGTAGCAGGATTCATTTTTATAACTTTCAAGTAATAGGAAAATACCACTATGCCTTTTGACAATGGCCCCCTTTCATTTTGCGTTTACCGTCTAGATGAAGATTTACCCGAAAACATCCTCGAACTCTTTGCAGAAAATGCTGCTTTACCTCTCAACCAAGTAAAAGACGAAAGCTCCAATGGTTGGACGGCTCGTCATCTCCTTGAAAGAGAATTCACAGACGAGACCTGTATGATCGAAGATTTTGTACAAGTTCACTTTCGCTCTTCAGAACTCAAAGTTTCCGCACCCATTCTCAAAGCAAAATGTGCTCAAGTTGAATTCCAGACTATGCAAGAAGAAAACTTAAGTGGGATCAACAGAAAACGCAAAAAAGAAATCAAAGAAAACATCGTTGATGAATTGCTTGCGAACACACAGCCCTCTATCAAAGGTTTCCCTTTGGTTCTTGACCCCACAAACAAACTTCTTTATGCTGCCACCTCATCGGCAAAAAGTGCGGATTCCGCACTTGCACTTTTAGTGGAAACTACTGGCCTAAGCCCTATCCCGCTCACACCTCAAACATACATGTCTGAGCAACTTGGTTCACTCGCATCTTCCTATGATTCGATCAAATTAACCGATAGCCAAGACGAAGCTGGCGAAATCTGGCCTGGTAGAGATTTTTTGACCTGGTTATGGTACTTAAGTGAATACGAAGAAGCTGAATTCACCGTCCCTGATCTTGGCGTATTTGCTTTCTCTGTCGATGGCCCACTCAATTTCATCACCGAATTAAATGGCGCACGTGAATCTGTAGTCAAAAAAGGTATTCCTACACTGAGCCCAGAGGCCGATTCCGCACTCAAAGATGGTAAAAAACTTAAAACTGCTAAAATTGCTATTGCTCGCGGTGATGAAACTTGGACTTTCACTCTGGATGCCGACTTCTTTTGCTTCAAAAGCATGAAGTTGCCTGATGGTACTGAATTTCAGTATAAAGCTCGTTTCATCGAAAGACTTGAATCACTCTTTGTCTTCCAAGAAGCTTTTTACTCTTTATTTAAAGAATTTCTCACTCGTTTCAGTGGCGATCAGCGCGAAGACAATGTTCAAAAAATGCGCACATGGCTCAACGAACGCGAAGCCAATGTAATTAGAACTGAGGTTTTTGACGTCAAGTAAATGAAAGCACTTATCCAACGTGTGAGTTCTGCTTCCGTTCAGTCAGGCGATGAAGTCTTAGGCAAAATCGAACAAGGCTTAGTTGTCTTACTGGGAGTGGAACAAAACGATCAAGCACACGATGGACAAGTCCTTGCAAAGAAACTCGCAGATTTACGTATTTTCTCCAATGATGAAGGGAAATTTGATTATTCCCTCCGAGATATAAAAGGAGAAATCCTCATCATCTCTCAATTCACTTTGTGTGCCGATTATAAAAAAGGACGTCGCCCGAGCTTCACTCAGGCCGCCTCACCAAATGACGCCAAAGAACTTTACTTAGATTTCATTAAAATATTTCAAAATGACCCACAAATTAGCCATGTCGCAACGGGTCGCTTTGCCGCCGACATGCAAGTAACCATCAATAATAACGGCCCTGTCACTATGCAACTTGACAGTGCACAACTCAAATAGGAAACAATATGGATTTTCTTAAAAAAATGTTTGGGCGCCCAGAAGATAGCCCTATCACCTCTAATCCAGAAGCTAGTGATTTTATCCCAGAACCAGTTTTCAATGATAAGCTCTTAGAGAATGCTGAAAAAATTAAAGCCAACTTACCCGAAACTATAAAAACCCTAGATAAGCTCGGTCGTCGCGTAGAAATTAATCGCGCTAAATGGGCCGAAACGAATCTCCCGAAAATGCTTAAAGACGCTTGGGATAAGCCTGGCTCACTTTACCAAGTTATTAGCATGGGAATTGATGCAGCTTGCTTCACAGAAGTCCAAGAAGCCGCTGAGCATCTCTCTAAAACTGACACCAACCCCGAACGCGGAGCGGTAGTTTACTCCACTGCGCTCAGTCTAAATGGTGATTACAACACTGCCGTCTCAGTCCTTGAAAACTATATCAAAGATGATGAGCACTCCCCAGATGCGCTAACCGCTTTAGCACGTATTCAGCTCATGGCTGAAGATAAAGAAGCGGCCGCTAAACTCTTGGATAAGAGCATAAATCTGAATCCTAACCAAGAGCAAGCTATGGCTTGGCATCTTGACCTCATCAAACAAAAAGACGGTGAAGAAGCGATAGATACTGAACTCAAACGTCTTAGCGAATACGAAGATAGCTGGTTCCCACAATTAATCCTTGGGCAAAGATTCATGCTCGCTGACAAAACTGATGATGCCATAAGCTACTATGAGAAAGCTCTCGATAGGTCAGATAATAACGCCAATGTGCTTGCAACGGCAACGGGTGATTTGGGCAATAAAAAAATGACCAAAGAGCTCATCAGTATTTTCATGCCACGCTACAATCCTGATACTCAAGGACCCCTCCCAGGCCTCAACTTTGTTCAGTCCTTAATTGTGGAAGCTCAAATTGATGTTGCTAAAGAACTCTTGCATAGAATCGCTCTGTTTGATCAAGCTAACATTCGCCAGCACGTTCTCAAACTCTCTGCACAAATTGCTCATATCGATCGCCAAGCTTTTGCAAAAGCTAGAGCGGATCAGCCGAGCACAAGTACACCCGAAGTCGAGTTCATGAAAATCAGCATGCCTTTATGGTTTTACCCTCTTGGAGAACCCTACTGGCTTGAACCAGCGAAAAATGAAGACGCGAAACGCATTTACTTTTCTGCTCTTCACGTAGATAATGATCCCTCAGTAAAACTCGCACCTGAACTTCAAAATGTCGTTGCTGGCTTGTGCACTGCCGTACCTCTCTTTTTTAAAGAAGCCGTAACTTCTCGACTTGATATCCGCACAGCAACCTTAGTCCCAGTCATGAAAGACCAAGGACCAGTAATGAGAAGAGCTGAGTGGCCTCAAGAGCAAAAACAGAAAATTGCTAATTTAGATGAGATCAAACCAGATTATCTAGTTACAGGCGGAATTAAATTTGAGGGTGTAGATAAAATTGCAGAACTCAATCTTTACCTCAATGATTTAGATGGTAATATTGTTAAAACAATTTCAGAGAAAGCTCCTGCAAAAGATCTTCATCTCGTCATCACTAGAGCCTTTAACCGTCTCTATGAAGAAGTTAGTGGCAATACGGAAGCCATTTTCCCTAAAGATATCCAAGCTCCCTTGATCCAAGGCTATATCCAAGCCCTAGGCCATCAACTCGCCTATTTCATGACTTGGAAAGGTATCTTGCCAGTAGAGGCCCTCTTCAATCGTCGTGAACTACTAGAGTCACTTTATGCTTTTGCTGTAAACTCCGGCCCCGCTGAAATGCCTAAAGTATTCTACTTTGCCTCCCTCGCTTACGATCGTTATTTAGCAGGAAAAACTTTTATGGAGCAAGGCCCACGAGCTTTTGCCTTAGCACAATCTGCGCCTCAAGGCACTGCTTTTCACCAAGTTGCTCCCATTGTACTTCCCATTTACAACCGCTTAGAGCAACTCGAAGACATCGTAAAACAAATTCCAAAAGATGAAGCTCCCGCTCCATACATCAATTGGATGGAAGGATTAAAAAACCTTTTCACTTAAGTTTTACTTGACTTAGGATTTAGCCACAAATCAATTTCTCTAAAATTGCTCTGTGGCTTTTTTGTGCTTCACCCCATCTCACTAAGATCCCTCAAGCCATCTACATAAGTCACACATTTCATGGTTTTATATGCCTAAAAGAGCTAATCACTGGTCTCTCATTATACTTATAATCTCTGTACCATAAACATGCCTATCAGTGACTTATGTGTTTTTTACGAAAGGTGAACTTGCTATCCATTAAAGTTAGTACTATACTAGTATTATAATATAACAAAAAAGGAAGCATGATGACAAACTTAAAAAAATTCACACTGATTGAACTTTTAGTTGTCATTGCCATAATTGGCATCCTGCTATCCCTACTCGTTCCTGTACTTAGTAAAGCGAGAGAGGCGGCACGAGATGCCTCATGTAAAAATCAAAGTAAACAATGGGGCATGGCCACTTATCTGTATACGGATGACTGGGACTCGCATCTTCCAGCTTCTTTTTCAACATCTCGTAAGTATTGGTATCAGGTCATGGAATCTTACATACAAGGAGATTCCACAGACGGTAAAGGTCGTTATAGAATCCGTACCTGCCCTTCAGAGGCTGCGGCAAAAGGTTCAAAATTCCTAACTTATGCCTCTAACAACGAAATGTTAAAACATACAAATTTTGGCGCCTCTGAGTTTAGAATCAAAATATCTAATGTCACCTATCCAAGCGATGCCATCATTATTGCTGATGCCTATGCTGGTTTTGCAGGTGGCATTGAAGCTTTTCCCTTTATTCGTGGACCTGAACCCGAATATCTTCATGGGAAAAATTGGAATCTTTACGATGCCGGAGATTATCTAGCTCCCTATGACGATCAAAGTGGCGTTTTAGGAATTCGCTTTAGACATAATGGAGATAAAAGCGCTAATATGCTTATGGTCGATGGTCATGTTGAGGGGAAAAGAATGTTGCAGATGCAGGGAAAAAACATTTATGATTATGAGTAAATTATCATAATTCCTGATTCAACTTATTTGTTCCAAACGCCATTTAGCATTCACATCTTAAAAAAGAATTGCATCACACTCCCTCAAAGCCTCTTTTTAAGCAAGACCATCTATCCAGTTTCCCCTGCTCATAAATAGTTATTTGCGGAGAGCGCATTATATTTGCGCGTTTATAAAAATAATTAATCTGAGCAAATTTAATGATCGATGATATCAACAAAATTGTCGCTGAATTCACTGACAAAGTGAAAGCAGAAGGCGACCTCCAGGCCCTTGAGCAAATCAAAGCAGCCTACATGGGTAAGAAAGGACCTCTTACAGGCATACTCAAAAACCTTCGTAACATGAATCCCGAAGAAAAAATCGAAGTCGGCCAAGCCGCGAACAAAGCTAAGAATGCCATGCAAGAAGCCATGGAAAACCGTCGTAAGGGAATCATTCGCGCACAAATTGATGAAAAAGTTGCGAGTGAATGGGTCGACCTTTCCTTAGATCAAGAGAGTCAACCCATTGGCTCAATTCATCCCGTTTCACAAATGCAGTATGAAATTGAAGATATCTTCACTGGCCTTGGTTTCACTGTACAAGATGGCCCTCATTGTGAATTAGATTTCTATAATTTTGAAGCACTCAATATCCCAAAAGATCACCCTGCTCGTGATATGCAGGATACTTTTTACTTTGAGAATGGTGCTATTCTTCGTACTCATACTTCCGCCATTCAGGCACGTGCAATGGAACGCATTGAACCACCTTTCAAAATTATCGGTCCTGGTAAAGTATTTCGCGTCGAAAGATGTGACGCCTCTCACGAATCGGCCTTTCACCAACTAGAAGGTATGGTTGTCGATGAAGATATTTCTGTGGCGAACTTGATTCACACAATGAAAACTCTTCTTTCAGAAATCTTTCAAAAAGATACTCAAATACGCTTACGCCCTGGATTCTTCCCCTTTGTTGAGCCTGGCTTTGAATTAGATATTGCTTGCCAAATTTGTAATGGCAAAGGTTGTTCCGTTTGTAAACAAACTGGCTGGCTAGAGCTCATGCCATGCGGCATGGTACATCCGAATGTACTTAAAGCTGGTGGTATTGATACCGAAAAATTCACTGGATTTGCTTTTGGCCTCGGCCTCGATCGCCTCGTCATGATGCGCCATAAAATTGAAGATATTCGCCACCTGCACAGCGGTGACCTTCGTTTCTCAACTCAGTTTAAATAAGGACAATCAATAATGAAAATCTCACTAAACTGGATTAAAGAATTCGTTGATTACAAACTCGATCGCAAGGCTCAAGCCTTAGGCGACTTTATTTCGCTCTCAGTTGCCGAAGTTGAAGAAGTCGAAGAAATCGGTGCTGCCTTAGCTCAAGTCAAAGCGGTGAAAGTACTCTCTTGTGCTCCACATCCCGAAGCCGATCGCCTACAACTGGCTACTATTAACACCGGATCAGAGGAACGCACTATTGTTTGCGGCGCTAGCAATTGCCGCCCAGGTATTACTGTTCCTTTTGCTGACTTAGGGGCTAAACTCCCTATCACAGATAAAGAAGGCAAGCCTACTATACTCGAGATCAAAAAAGCGAAAATTCGTGGTTTTGAAAGTACTGGCATGCTTTGTTCAGAAGCCGAACTTGGCCTTGCTGATAGCGCAGAAGGTATTCTCGAAATGGATGAGTCCATTGCCGCGGGAACTTACCTCAATACTCTAGCTCAATACGCGGGCATGGAAGATATTGTTTTCGAAATCGACAACAAGTCATTAACTCACCGCCCTGACCTTTGGGGCCATTATGGTTTTGCTCGTGAATTTAGTGCAATGTTTGATCTCGACCTAAAACCCTATCCAGGACAAAAAATTGACCTTGCTGATAATGGTTTCTCGATTGCTATTGATAGCGATGACTGTCGTCGTTATTCTTCTTTAAGAATTAAAAATGTTAAAGTTGAAGATTCTCCTCAATGCTTGCAAGATCGTTTAAGTAAATCAGGAATCAATCCAATCAACAACATTGTTGACCTGACAAACCTGCTATTACTTGAACTCGGTCAACCGATGCATGCCTTTGATGTGAATAAATGTAAAGCTACAGATATACTTGTGCGCAATGCGCAAAGTGGTGAATCCTTCAAAGCTCTTGATGAGAATGACTATACTTTAAGCGAAGAAGACATGGTCATCTCAATTGGTGGCCAAGCTGAAGCTCTCGCCGGAGTTATCGGTGGTGACTCAAGTTCTATTGATGAGAATTCAAATGAAATCCTTATTGAGTGTGCCTCTTTTAATGCCTCTGCTGTGAGACGCTCCGCTACTCGTCATGGTATTCGCACCGACTCTTCTAGTCGTTTTGAAAAATCACTCGACCCTGAAAACACACCTCTTGCACTCGCTAGAATTTGGCAGCTCATCAAAGAGCTTTGTCCTCAAGCTGAGCTTGTTGGTGGCATGGGTGACCTCTTCACTCAAGCCTACCCAGATAAATCAATTGATACCAGTATCGAATTTATCGAAAAGGCACTTGGTTGTGCTGTTGGCGCCGATTTTATCACCAGTCGCTTAGCGCGCCTAGGCTTTGCTATTGAAGGCAACCTGAAGCTCGCTATCCCATCGTGGAGAAACACTAAAGACATCGCCATTCAAGAAGATATTGTTGAAGAAATTGGTCGTCTCTATGGTTTTGATAACATCACTCCAGAAACTCTGAATACAGAGGATAAAGTTCCACAAGCCAACCAAGCTCGTATTTTAGAACGTCGCTTCAAAGACATTCTTTCCAATGGCTACGGTTTTAGCGAAATCATGACTTACCCATGGTGTGGTAAAGATGAGTTAAAAGCTTTTGGCTTGAGTTCAGAAGGCTTAATGAAGCTGATCAATCCAGTGAGTGAAGATGCCACGTATATGAAGCCTCACAATATGCCAAAAATCATTAAGGCCATCTCCGAAAATCTAAAGCACTACAACTCAGTTAAGCTTTATGATTTCAACCGGATTTACGATACGAGTCAAATGATTAAAGAACTTTTACCCACCGAGCGAGTCCAATTCTGTGGTGCTTTAGTTCCCGCTCCTGCAGGTAAGAAAAACTTGCAAACAGAAGCTTTTTATGAACTTAAATCTACTGTTTCAAATCTACTCAAAGTCGCAGGTATCAATACTTGGCAGCTCAGTGAATACAAAGACGCGCCAGAATGGGTTCATCCAGGTATTTCTTGTCAGTTCCGCCGTGGACGTGTGGTTTTAGCTGAAATCTTTAAACTTCATCCTGCCGTTGCTGAACAAAATAAAATTAAGTCCAATGCCTACCTCTTCTGCATCAATTTTGATGAATTAGCTAAGAGCAAACGTAAACTTAAGTATGAGCAGATCTCTAAGTTCCCTGCTGTTCCTTTCGATATCACTGTCCAAGCACCTAAAAAGGCGCTTGCTGGTGATATCCAAGGACTTATCCGCAAAGGCGGAGGAAAGAGCTTAGTCGACTTAGAAGTATTCTCTGTCTACGAACGAGACGAAGACAAAACCGTTTCCTTTCGCATGCACTTTGCGGCCAAGGATCACACCCTTGTCCATGATGAAATTCATCAACTACAAAGAAATGTAGTCGCCGCAATTCTCAAAGGGAAATACGAGATCCCAAATCTCCCTGATGACCTGAAATAGAATCACTAAAAAGGCCGGATGTTTATCCGGCCTTTTTTATACTCTTTAGAAAAACTAAATTCTTTTCTTAGAATACTCTGAAGATATGTATTGGAGCGGCTCTATCTGAGATCTCTACAAAGTTCTCCACGCCAGACCAATCATAAACTTGATCCGTAATTAAGTCATGCATTTTGTATTGGTGATCGTTATTAAATCCTAATTCATGTAGGGGGAGATGAACCATTCCACCCTGACTATGCAATGGGTCAAGGCTTACTACGATAAGCAAAGTATTATCCTCAACACGTTTGAGATAAGCGATTAACTTCTCATTATTCACATTACAAAATTGAAGATTATTTTGAATCTGAAGCGCTGGATTTTCACGGCGAATCATATTGAGTTTCTTTACAAATGGCGCAATACTTCCCGCATCCTCGTAGTCCCTCACTTTAAGTTCATACTTCTCCGAGTCCATTAATTCATCACGTGGACCCACAGGAATATTTTCGCATAATTCATAGCCTGTATACATCCCGTAAACAGGAGATAAGGTGACAGCTAAAGCATGACGTATTCTAAACATCTGTGCGGAGGCATTCTGTAAATGCTTCGGCAAAATATCTGGCGTTGTCGTAAAAACGTTACAGGTCATGTAATCAACCGCATCCGAATTGTGTAGATACTTGAAGTATTCCGTCAATTCTTCTTTACTTTCTCTCCAAGTAAAATACCCATAAGATTGGGTAAATCCATTCTTAGCTAAGAGTTCCATTAAACGCGGACGAGTGAAGGCTTCAGATAAAAAGATAACATCATTATATTTCTCATGAACCTCGGCAATACACCAATTCCAAAAGCTAATAGGTTTTGTATGGGGATTATCCACTCGGAAGGTTTTTACTCCATGACTGGCCCAAAATAAAAAGATATCTCTTATCTCGGCCCATAAATTTTTGCGATCTTCGCACTCAAAATTTAAAGGATAAATATCTTCGTACTTCTTAGGTGGATTCTCTGCATATTTGATGGATCCGTCCGGGCGACGGTAGAACCAATCGGGATGATCTTTTAAATACGGGTGATCTGGCGAACAATTGAGTGCAAAATCCAAGGCAATTTCAATATCTTTTTTAGCGCAAGCTTTCACTAAATGATCAAAATCATCCATCGTTCCAAGCTCAGGGTGAACCGCAAAGTGCCCCCCTGCTTCGGATCCAATTGCATAAGGACTACCAGGCTCTCCTTTTTGTGCTTCAAGAGAGTTATTCTTCCCTTTGCGCTTCGAAAATCCTATGGGATGAATGGGTGCAAAATAGAGTACATCAAAACCAAGGTCATCAATATAAGGCAGCATTTTTTCTACATCAGCAAACGTTCCGTGCACACCTTCTTTTCCAGAACATGAACGAGGAAAAACTTCATACCAAGAGGCAAATTCTGCGCGTCGACGATCACATCGAACCGAATAAACACCACTTGTAGCAGTGTTAAATGACTTTCTATCCGGAAGTGAGGCCGCCAAATCTTTCAATTCAGCTTCCATCATTCTATAAAATTTCTGTGCCATATCTTTG from Lentisphaera profundi harbors:
- the dtd gene encoding D-aminoacyl-tRNA deacylase yields the protein MKALIQRVSSASVQSGDEVLGKIEQGLVVLLGVEQNDQAHDGQVLAKKLADLRIFSNDEGKFDYSLRDIKGEILIISQFTLCADYKKGRRPSFTQAASPNDAKELYLDFIKIFQNDPQISHVATGRFAADMQVTINNNGPVTMQLDSAQLK
- a CDS encoding alpha-1,4-glucan--maltose-1-phosphate maltosyltransferase; this translates as MIQQLLKTDCNSHYVYIQNVKPAVDGGLYPVKRRQGDDLEVSAEILQQGHDGLSAELNFKHKSEKRWQTITMDCENAGLDLYTAKFKAEKVGLYEFKIFAYADFYHNWAHGVEKKFQAGEEISSELIEGVGLLKECQSRANKTIAKNMEAIIKELEASKDMAQKFYRMMEAELKDLAASLPDRKSFNTATSGVYSVRCDRRRAEFASWYEVFPRSCSGKEGVHGTFADVEKMLPYIDDLGFDVLYFAPIHPIGFSKRKGKNNSLEAQKGEPGSPYAIGSEAGGHFAVHPELGTMDDFDHLVKACAKKDIEIALDFALNCSPDHPYLKDHPDWFYRRPDGSIKYAENPPKKYEDIYPLNFECEDRKNLWAEIRDIFLFWASHGVKTFRVDNPHTKPISFWNWCIAEVHEKYNDVIFLSEAFTRPRLMELLAKNGFTQSYGYFTWRESKEELTEYFKYLHNSDAVDYMTCNVFTTTPDILPKHLQNASAQMFRIRHALAVTLSPVYGMYTGYELCENIPVGPRDELMDSEKYELKVRDYEDAGSIAPFVKKLNMIRRENPALQIQNNLQFCNVNNEKLIAYLKRVEDNTLLIVVSLDPLHSQGGMVHLPLHELGFNNDHQYKMHDLITDQVYDWSGVENFVEISDRAAPIHIFRVF
- the rdgC gene encoding recombination-associated protein RdgC — translated: MPFDNGPLSFCVYRLDEDLPENILELFAENAALPLNQVKDESSNGWTARHLLEREFTDETCMIEDFVQVHFRSSELKVSAPILKAKCAQVEFQTMQEENLSGINRKRKKEIKENIVDELLANTQPSIKGFPLVLDPTNKLLYAATSSAKSADSALALLVETTGLSPIPLTPQTYMSEQLGSLASSYDSIKLTDSQDEAGEIWPGRDFLTWLWYLSEYEEAEFTVPDLGVFAFSVDGPLNFITELNGARESVVKKGIPTLSPEADSALKDGKKLKTAKIAIARGDETWTFTLDADFFCFKSMKLPDGTEFQYKARFIERLESLFVFQEAFYSLFKEFLTRFSGDQREDNVQKMRTWLNEREANVIRTEVFDVK
- a CDS encoding tetratricopeptide repeat protein — its product is MDFLKKMFGRPEDSPITSNPEASDFIPEPVFNDKLLENAEKIKANLPETIKTLDKLGRRVEINRAKWAETNLPKMLKDAWDKPGSLYQVISMGIDAACFTEVQEAAEHLSKTDTNPERGAVVYSTALSLNGDYNTAVSVLENYIKDDEHSPDALTALARIQLMAEDKEAAAKLLDKSINLNPNQEQAMAWHLDLIKQKDGEEAIDTELKRLSEYEDSWFPQLILGQRFMLADKTDDAISYYEKALDRSDNNANVLATATGDLGNKKMTKELISIFMPRYNPDTQGPLPGLNFVQSLIVEAQIDVAKELLHRIALFDQANIRQHVLKLSAQIAHIDRQAFAKARADQPSTSTPEVEFMKISMPLWFYPLGEPYWLEPAKNEDAKRIYFSALHVDNDPSVKLAPELQNVVAGLCTAVPLFFKEAVTSRLDIRTATLVPVMKDQGPVMRRAEWPQEQKQKIANLDEIKPDYLVTGGIKFEGVDKIAELNLYLNDLDGNIVKTISEKAPAKDLHLVITRAFNRLYEEVSGNTEAIFPKDIQAPLIQGYIQALGHQLAYFMTWKGILPVEALFNRRELLESLYAFAVNSGPAEMPKVFYFASLAYDRYLAGKTFMEQGPRAFALAQSAPQGTAFHQVAPIVLPIYNRLEQLEDIVKQIPKDEAPAPYINWMEGLKNLFT
- a CDS encoding prepilin-type N-terminal cleavage/methylation domain-containing protein, producing the protein MTNLKKFTLIELLVVIAIIGILLSLLVPVLSKAREAARDASCKNQSKQWGMATYLYTDDWDSHLPASFSTSRKYWYQVMESYIQGDSTDGKGRYRIRTCPSEAAAKGSKFLTYASNNEMLKHTNFGASEFRIKISNVTYPSDAIIIADAYAGFAGGIEAFPFIRGPEPEYLHGKNWNLYDAGDYLAPYDDQSGVLGIRFRHNGDKSANMLMVDGHVEGKRMLQMQGKNIYDYE
- the pheT gene encoding phenylalanine--tRNA ligase subunit beta, whose protein sequence is MKISLNWIKEFVDYKLDRKAQALGDFISLSVAEVEEVEEIGAALAQVKAVKVLSCAPHPEADRLQLATINTGSEERTIVCGASNCRPGITVPFADLGAKLPITDKEGKPTILEIKKAKIRGFESTGMLCSEAELGLADSAEGILEMDESIAAGTYLNTLAQYAGMEDIVFEIDNKSLTHRPDLWGHYGFAREFSAMFDLDLKPYPGQKIDLADNGFSIAIDSDDCRRYSSLRIKNVKVEDSPQCLQDRLSKSGINPINNIVDLTNLLLLELGQPMHAFDVNKCKATDILVRNAQSGESFKALDENDYTLSEEDMVISIGGQAEALAGVIGGDSSSIDENSNEILIECASFNASAVRRSATRHGIRTDSSSRFEKSLDPENTPLALARIWQLIKELCPQAELVGGMGDLFTQAYPDKSIDTSIEFIEKALGCAVGADFITSRLARLGFAIEGNLKLAIPSWRNTKDIAIQEDIVEEIGRLYGFDNITPETLNTEDKVPQANQARILERRFKDILSNGYGFSEIMTYPWCGKDELKAFGLSSEGLMKLINPVSEDATYMKPHNMPKIIKAISENLKHYNSVKLYDFNRIYDTSQMIKELLPTERVQFCGALVPAPAGKKNLQTEAFYELKSTVSNLLKVAGINTWQLSEYKDAPEWVHPGISCQFRRGRVVLAEIFKLHPAVAEQNKIKSNAYLFCINFDELAKSKRKLKYEQISKFPAVPFDITVQAPKKALAGDIQGLIRKGGGKSLVDLEVFSVYERDEDKTVSFRMHFAAKDHTLVHDEIHQLQRNVVAAILKGKYEIPNLPDDLK
- the pheS gene encoding phenylalanine--tRNA ligase subunit alpha, whose protein sequence is MIDDINKIVAEFTDKVKAEGDLQALEQIKAAYMGKKGPLTGILKNLRNMNPEEKIEVGQAANKAKNAMQEAMENRRKGIIRAQIDEKVASEWVDLSLDQESQPIGSIHPVSQMQYEIEDIFTGLGFTVQDGPHCELDFYNFEALNIPKDHPARDMQDTFYFENGAILRTHTSAIQARAMERIEPPFKIIGPGKVFRVERCDASHESAFHQLEGMVVDEDISVANLIHTMKTLLSEIFQKDTQIRLRPGFFPFVEPGFELDIACQICNGKGCSVCKQTGWLELMPCGMVHPNVLKAGGIDTEKFTGFAFGLGLDRLVMMRHKIEDIRHLHSGDLRFSTQFK